In a single window of the Polyangiaceae bacterium genome:
- a CDS encoding AAA family ATPase, producing the protein MTQLLRERERASGADIGHALKREIPGFSVRQLGYPSLTRLLLEAADDVVAVEKKGIDLVWALGESISDRDLEYALGVETEPRQVAVADSFVTWAQFINFRSCRNVKLDLAESGLTVLVGPNGSGKSTLLHGISYASQVTRGKPRALFSGPRDVRRLRSSNATTPMELAIGAANGITLRLSADPIEDSETQFTVALAWGNKIQQWTSPGKPPSPPLPNRPECRPFWPSILLRFRAEALATPAEVVEGQPRLSFDGTGLPMLLMYLANNEPQRLREVVDGVRQIVPAVEETRQVLRDSDHRDAVKMPRVHLEVKMRGAGWVPADLLSEGTLFAFGIQAIMHQPNPPRILLMDDIDRGLHPKAQRELIKQLKHIPENGGPRLIISTHSPYILDEIPAESVRVIRSDGSGTRLRALTDHPEWQEWKSSMTSGEFWGYVGEDWLENSNE; encoded by the coding sequence GTGACGCAGCTCCTAAGGGAGCGTGAACGAGCATCCGGTGCGGACATCGGTCACGCATTGAAGCGAGAAATCCCCGGATTCAGCGTAAGGCAGTTGGGATATCCCTCTTTGACGAGATTGTTGCTCGAAGCGGCCGATGATGTGGTCGCCGTTGAAAAAAAAGGGATCGACCTCGTCTGGGCCCTTGGTGAATCCATATCGGATCGCGACCTCGAATACGCGCTCGGAGTGGAGACGGAGCCTCGCCAGGTAGCCGTCGCCGATTCATTCGTTACGTGGGCGCAATTTATCAATTTCAGGTCGTGCCGTAACGTGAAGCTCGATTTGGCGGAATCCGGATTGACCGTATTGGTAGGTCCAAACGGGTCTGGAAAGTCCACACTATTGCATGGTATTTCCTACGCATCGCAGGTGACCCGTGGAAAACCTCGAGCATTGTTCAGCGGGCCGCGCGACGTTCGCCGCTTGCGCTCGAGCAATGCAACAACCCCGATGGAGCTCGCCATCGGCGCAGCCAATGGCATCACCCTGCGTCTTTCAGCGGACCCCATAGAAGACAGTGAGACCCAATTCACGGTCGCACTTGCGTGGGGCAATAAAATTCAACAATGGACATCCCCTGGCAAACCGCCATCGCCACCGCTGCCGAATCGCCCTGAGTGTCGTCCCTTTTGGCCGTCCATTTTGCTGCGTTTTCGCGCCGAAGCACTTGCAACCCCGGCTGAAGTCGTCGAAGGCCAACCGCGGCTGAGCTTCGATGGTACGGGCCTGCCCATGTTGCTCATGTACCTTGCGAACAATGAACCCCAGCGACTGCGCGAAGTGGTCGATGGTGTTCGACAAATCGTACCGGCCGTCGAGGAAACACGCCAAGTGCTGCGCGATTCAGATCACCGTGATGCCGTGAAAATGCCGCGGGTGCACCTCGAGGTGAAAATGAGAGGCGCTGGATGGGTGCCAGCCGATTTGTTGAGTGAGGGGACGCTCTTCGCGTTCGGCATCCAAGCGATCATGCATCAACCCAATCCGCCGCGTATCTTGTTGATGGATGACATAGACCGCGGGCTTCACCCCAAGGCCCAACGCGAGCTCATCAAGCAATTGAAACACATTCCGGAAAACGGCGGACCGCGTCTCATCATCTCCACCCATTCCCCCTATATTCTCGATGAAATCCCCGCTGAATCCGTGCGTGTCATTCGTTCCGATGGCTC